The genome window AATCAAAAAGATGCCGTTCGGCGCATCTTAGGCTATCTACCCCAAGAGTTTGGAGTATATCCCAAGGTGACAGCGGCGGACATGCTCGACCATTTAGCCATTTTGAAAGGCGTTACCAACGGTCGGGAACGGAAAGAATTAGTAGACGCATTACTCCAACGTGTAAACTTATACGAACATCGCAAAAAGGCTGTCAGCAGCTATTCAGGCGGGATGAAACAACGCTTTGGCATTGCCCAAGCTTTAATTGGCTCTCCCCAATTGATCATTGTGGACGAACCAACGGCGGGGCTTGACCCCGGCGAACGCAACCGCTTCTATAACCTCCTGTCCGAGATTGGCGAGAACGTGATTGTTATTCTATCGACCCACATTGTGCAGGATGTGATGGAGCTTTGCAGCAACATGGCCATCATTCACAAAGGCCAGGTTTTATACAGTGGTTCGCCCCAAAATGCGGTATCGCAGCTCCAGGGTAACATCTGGGAGAAATCCATTTCAAAAAATGAACTCGCTGATTATCAGCAGCAATACCGTATTATTTCTAATAAGCTGGTGGCGGGCAAACCCCTTATCCACGTCTATAGCGAATCCATTCCCGGCGAAGGTTTTCAGCCCGCGCAACCAGATTTAGAGGATGTTTTCTTTTCGACCATCGACGGATTTACCACTATCGACAAGTAACCACCATGTTCAGACATATTTTTACGTTCGAAATTCGCTATTGGCTTCGGCAACCGATGGTGTATATTTTCACACTTATTAACGTCCTGATGTTTGCCTGGGCGGCGGCTGATGATAACGTTAGCGTAGGTGGTTCATTTGGCAACATTTACAAAAATGCACCGTTTGTCATTCAAAATCAATTTGTTACCTGGTGCGTTTTTGCCCTCCTGATGACCACAGCTTTTGTGCAGAATGCCGCCATCCGGGATTTTAGCTACAAAACCAACCAGATCATTTTTGCTTCGCCCATCCATAAACTGGCTTACCTGGCCGGGCGCTTTTTTGGGTCGTTTATCGTCGCCCTGATTCCTTTTCTGGG of Tellurirhabdus bombi contains these proteins:
- a CDS encoding ABC transporter ATP-binding protein, whose translation is MQLLIQDLSKTYPNGVKALDHVSLTIPTGMYGLLGQNGAGKSTLMRTLATLQDADSGSISLGNIDVLNQKDAVRRILGYLPQEFGVYPKVTAADMLDHLAILKGVTNGRERKELVDALLQRVNLYEHRKKAVSSYSGGMKQRFGIAQALIGSPQLIIVDEPTAGLDPGERNRFYNLLSEIGENVIVILSTHIVQDVMELCSNMAIIHKGQVLYSGSPQNAVSQLQGNIWEKSISKNELADYQQQYRIISNKLVAGKPLIHVYSESIPGEGFQPAQPDLEDVFFSTIDGFTTIDK